The DNA sequence CGTCCGGCAGGAGCTCACCGGTGTCCTCGAAGAGCAGGACACCGTTGCACAGCAGGCTCCAACCCTGCTCCGGGTGGTGCGCCACGAGACGGGCGGATTCCCGGTCGGCGGAGTCGGCTGAGGGACACGGTGGCTGGTGCTGGCACATGGATGGGATCTTTCGCTCTGTCGTGATGTGTGAGATGGCTGTGGCGTCTGTTTCGCGGCGTGAAGCTTCGTTCATGGCCGCCCCCCGTTGTGATTAGTCGGTCGGAACCCAGTGTTGCCCCACGGGCGTCAATCCGCAGGGATTTCGCAGCACCGCTTTCTCACAGGTTGATGACGCATCACCCGCGCGGACGGTTCATCCCAACTCCACTGTCATTTCGGGTGGTTCGCCGTGGTCGGATGGGGCTAGTCCGGACGGGCCAGGGCCTTGAGTGGCTCGTTCGAGCGCATTGTCGCTCGCGCGAGCGATGCTTTTCTCGCACGCTCGACTATTGTGCGCTCAGGCGAGTGCTTTCATGCTCGTACGAGTGCTGAGTGCGACGGGTGTCGCGTGTCTGTCGCGTGTTCTAAAGCGGCGTGCCCCGCAACCCTGGATCGGGGCGGCGGGGCACGCGGGCGCTCGCGCGGTGCGCTGTCAGGCGGGTGAGCCGAGCAGCGGAGGAAGTGGGGGCAGCGGAGCCGGGGTCGCGCGGTGGGTCAGCACCGGGAGCAGTTCGGCGACCAGGTGCGGCAGATGGGCCGCGATGCCGGGCGGGGCGGGGGCCAGCGGCACGAGGAGGTCCGTGGCGGCCGGGTGGCCGGCGGTGGCGTCCGCGGTGCAGTCGCCGTGCAGCCAGAGGGTGAGCATGTAGAGGCCGGGGAACGACAGCAGGCGCGCCTGGTAGGGCTGTGCGATCGTCTCGGCCTGCCGCAGTGCCCGCTCGGTGGAGGCGATGTACGGGCCCTCGAAGAAGTGCGAGAACGTCCAGCCGTCCGGGGTCAGCCGGGTCTCGGCCGCGGCCACCGCTCGTTCGCCGCACCGGATCAGGAAGCGCCAGCCGGCCAGCCGGGTCGCGGTCACGCCTGCCGGGGTGATCTCGTCCACGACGTGCACGGGCAGCGGGAGTTCGGGTGTGGCGGGGCCCTGGGCGGCGCGCAGGGAGGGTGTTCGGGCCTCGCGGACCGCGGTGGGCGAGCCGAGTGCGGTGAGGACGGAGCGAAGTGCGGGCGCGGGAGCCGGGGGAACATGCAGCGGCATGGTGGGTCGCCTCTCATTGACAGGCACGGTGGCGCGAGGGCGTGGCGGGGGCGGACGGCGCTGTCTGCTCACGGAGGTCAGAGAGGCGGGGGCCGGGGTCTGGGAGCGCGGGGGGTGAGTGAGGCCTGCCCTACGTGACCTGACGGCAGGTCCCGGGACCGTGGGCGCCAACCCTCTGCCTTGATTGCGGAGTTTATACGACGAGTGTTCAGACGATGTTTCATCTAGCCGCTTTTGGCGCACCCGGCAAGGGCCCATTCAGCCGGTGTTTTGTGGGAATCATCCCGATTGCCGACCGGCGATACACCTATGACCTCGAAAAATACCCCGGGTGCGGTCGGCCAATTCTCGTCGGCGTTTTTCACGAGTTCGGAAGCCGTCCGCAACTGCACCGTGCTCCATGCCCGGTGAATGTGCCGCCGGTCACGTCCGACAGCGTAGCGGGCGCCGGGTCGACGCGGGACGTTATCGATCGCTTCTGCTGGGCATCATCCCACCTGACCCGGGACCGGGCGGCAGGATCCAGAATCCGCCGACCGGACCTCAGAGCCGGCCATCCGAGGAGGGAAGCTTCGATGGGGGAGAAGGTCGTGGCAGGTCGGTTCGATCTGTCCGATCGCCAGAACTACCGCGAGAAGCTGCGGCAGTGTCTGACGGGCCTGGAGCGGCTGCTGGAGGAGAAGCGGTTCGACCGCCCCAAGAACCTCATGGGGCTGGAGATCGAATTGAATCTCGCCGGCGCCGACGGCATGCCGAAAATGTTGAACATGCAGGTACTGGAGCGGATCGCCAGCCGTGATTTCCAAACAGAACTCGCCATGTTCAATCTGGAAGTCAACATCGCCCCGCACCGGCTTCAGGAGCGGGTATTCGACCGGCTTGCCGAAGAGCTCCGTACGTCACTGGCATATGCCGACCGAAAAGCAGGTGAGCTCGACGCCGGAATCGTGATGATCGGCATTCTGCCGACGCTGGACCGGGACGACCTGGTCTCCTCGAACCTCTCCGCCGTCGACCGCTACACCCTGCTCAACGACCAGATCGTGGCGGCCCGCGGTGAGGAGTTCACGCTCGACATCGATGGTGTGGAGCGCCTGACGTGCACCTCGGGCTCCATCGCCCCGGAGGCCGCCTGCACCTCCGTGCAGCTGCACCTCCAGGTCACGCCGGGCCGCTTCGCCGACGTCTGGAACGCGGCCCAGGCGGTCGCCGCCGCGCAGGTCGCCGTGGGCGCCAACTCGCCGTTCCTCTTCGGGCGCGAGCTGTGGCGGGAGTCGAGGCCACCGCTGTTCCAGCAGTCCACCGACACCCGCCCGCCCGAGCTCCAGGCCCAGGGCGTGCGGCCGCGCACCTGGTTCGGGGAGCGGTGGATCTCCTCGGCGTACGACCTCTTCGAGGAGAACCTGCGGTTCTTCCCGGCCCTGCTGCCGATCTGCGACGACGAGGATCCTCTCGAGGTCCTGAACGCCGGCGGCACACCGTCGCTCGCCGAACTCGTCCTGCACAACGGCACCGTGTACCGCTGGAACCGGCCGGTCTACGGCATCGCCGACGGCGTCCCGCACCTGCGTGTGGAGAACCGCGTGCTGCCCGCCGGGCCGACCGTCACGGACGTCGTCGCCAACGCGGCGTTCTACTACGGCCTCGTCCGCGCCCTCGCCGAGGAGACGCGGCCCGTGTGGACCCGGCTGCCCTTCGAGGCGGCGGCGGCCAACTTCGACGAGGCGTGCAGGCACGGCATCGACGCGCGGCTGCGCTGGCCCCGGCGGGGGCGGTACGGCGGGACGACCGAGGTCGACGCGGTGAGCCTCGTACGCGACGAACTGCTGCCGCTCGCCGAGGTCGGCCTGGACGCGTGGGGCGTCGAGCCGGCGGACCGGGACTTCTACCTGGGCGTCATCGAGGAGCGATGCCGCAGACGCACGAACGGCGCGTCCTGGCAGGCGGCCACCTTCCACCGGGCCCTGGAGTCGGGCCTGTCCCGAGAGGCGGCCCTGGCGGCGACGACGCGCCGGTACCGCGAGCTGATGCACCGCGGGGATCCGGTGCACACGTGGCCGGTGGGGCTGCTGGAGCCGGTGCCCCTGGGGTGATGCCCGGCGGGACGGGTGCGGTTGGCGGGCGTGGGCCTCTCAGTCCGGGGCGCCGGGGGACGCCGCCCCGACGATGGCCTTCAGGATCACCGAGTGGATCTGGGACGGGTCCGTCACCTCGTGGCCCGAGCCTCCCGTCGCCCTGGCGATGCGGTCGGCCTCCTCGCGGTCGGCGTCGGGGCCGACGGCGATCATGATCAGGGGGACCGGGCGCTCGGGGTTGGTGAGGCGCTCCAGGCGGGCGATGAGGTCGGCGCGCGCGATGCTGCCCGGGTCCTCGTTCCTGCCGTCGGTGAGGAGGACCAGGGCGTTGAACCTGCCCTTGGCGTAGGAGTCGGTCGCCGCCCTGTAGGCGGCGAGCGTGGTGTCGTACAGGCCGGTCCCACCGTTGGGTACCGGCTCCAGGCTGCCGAACGCCGTTGACAGCCTTTCGCGCTGCGCCCCGTCGCCGTTCCCGTCGCCGAGCCGCTCGGTCGGCACGAGGACGCGGTAGTCCTTGTCGCCGTCCAGCTCGGTGGAGAAGTCCCACAGGCCGATCTCGTCGTCGGACGTGAACGTGGCGAGAGCCTGCAGCAGCGATGCCTTGGTGACGTCCATCCGTGACTGCTCGGTGCCCGGCACCGGCTCGGCCATGGATGCGGAGGCGTCCACGACCGTGGTGATCCGCGCACTCTGCACGGTGATCGTCCACACGCCGAGCGTCTCCTGGACCGCGACCGCCGAGGCCGGCCGGCCCGCCGGCTCCGTGTACGGCTGTGGGCTGCTGCCGCCTGCCCGGGTGACCAGGGCGTCGGGCGGCGCCGCGTCGTCGGACGTCCTGAAGCCGTGCCGTTCCAGCAGCCGCCGCTGCCGAGCGTCGCCGAGGTAGCTCATGAACCGGATCGCGGCCCGGCTCTCGTCGGTCGTCAGCCCTGTCTGGTCGAGGAGGGCGTACGGGTAGTCGAGACGGGGCGAGCCGTCCTTCGGGTAGAAGAAGTCCAGGCTGCTCCCGCCGCCCGTCCCCGAGTTGTACATGTGCGCCGCCTGCTCGCTCACGACCAGCGCCTGGTTGCGTTTCGGGTTGCCCAGCTCGGTGCCCGAGGAGTCGCGGGGCAGGGTCTCCAGCACCTGGCCGTCGCTGTCGGAGACACGTTGCGACAGCGCCTTCATCAGCGCCGCGGCCTGCGTGTCCCCGGCCTCGCCCTCGGCGGCGGCCGTGCTCAGTTGCGTGAGGGCGAGCAGCCCGCTCGCGCTGCGCGCGGGGTCGGCCGCGCCGAGCCGGAGCGAGTCGTCGCGCAGGCGGGCGCCCGCCAGCTCCAGCCAGCTGTACGTCTTCCTCGGCCACCCCAGCGACTTCGCGGCGGCGGGCACCATCGCCACCCCGACCGGCGTGGAGGCGACATGGCCCACCGTGGAGACCGCGGACACGCCGCCGTCCGCCGTGAGCCGCTGGAGCCACAGCTCCGAGTCCGGCACCCACACCTCGGCGTCGGGGCCCTTGCCCGCCCGGAGCGTGTCCGCGACCTCGTACGACTCGCGAGCGCTCACCGTCACGGCAACGCAACGCCCATCGGAGGTGAGGTCGGCCTCCCTGGCCTGCTTCGCCGCCGTTTGCAGCGCCGGGGCCAGGTCGGGGGAGACGGCGAGGGTCAGTCGTACCGGGTCGTCCTGGCAGGAGGAGCCGAAGGAGAGCAACCCGCCCCTGACCGCGACCGCCGTACCGCCGGCGACGGTCAGGACGAGGACGGTCGCGATGACCACCGTGCGGCGGCGGGCGCGTCGGCGGAGGCCGGGTCGACGGGGGTCGCTGCCGCCCGCCCCATACTGATCGGGCAAGCTGTGACGTCCCATGACGGTGGTGCCCCTCCCTGTTGCCCTGCTGAACCCCGTGCCGGAGTCCGGCCGTATGGCAGGCAAAGGGGCGGTACGCCCCGTACGGCGCCCGTCCCCCCAACGGCCTGTCGCGCACGGTCTTCGTAAGTGCATTCGAGACCCTAGCGGGGTGGCGATGAGGATGAGGCGGGATTACTCAACTGGAGGCAGGTGTGCAGGGCGAGGCAGGCCCCGTGGCCGATTCTTTTCCGCATGAGCGGCCCTCGCGACGGATCTTCCGTGATGAGACGCTGCTTGTCCTGGGGCTTTCGCTTGGTGCGAGTGGTGTGTCCGCCCTGATCAGCTTTGTCGGATCGGTCACCAAACCGGGGGGCCTCAAGGACCAGGCGGCCACGCTCAACGCCTCGGCCGCGCCGGGGCGTCCCTGGCTGGATCTCGCCTGGCAGCTGTTCGGTATCACCACCGCCCTGATCCCCGTCGCGCTCGTCGCGCACTTCCTGATGCGCGAGGGGCGGAGCCTGCGCACCCTCGGCTTCGACCGCACTCGCCCCTGGCTGGACCTCGGCCGTGGCGCGGGCATCGCGGCGGTGATCGGCAGCACCGGAATCGCCTTCTACCTGGCCGCTCGCGGCCTCGGCTTCAACCTCACCGTGGTGCCCGAGGCGCTGCCCGACGTGTGGTGGAAGTACCCGGTGCTGATCCTCTCGGCGATGCAGAACGCGATCCTCGAAGAGGTCATCGTCGTCGGCTATCTGCTGCGCCGGCTGGACCAGTTGGGCTGGACGCCCGGCACCGCGCTGGTGGCCAGTTCCGTACTGCGCGGCTCGTACCACCTCTACCAGGGCATCGGCGGCTTCATCGGAAACATGGCGATGGGCGTGGTGTTCGTCTACCTGTACCGGCGCTGGGG is a window from the Streptomyces sp. NBC_00299 genome containing:
- a CDS encoding CPBP family intramembrane glutamic endopeptidase, translated to MQGEAGPVADSFPHERPSRRIFRDETLLVLGLSLGASGVSALISFVGSVTKPGGLKDQAATLNASAAPGRPWLDLAWQLFGITTALIPVALVAHFLMREGRSLRTLGFDRTRPWLDLGRGAGIAAVIGSTGIAFYLAARGLGFNLTVVPEALPDVWWKYPVLILSAMQNAILEEVIVVGYLLRRLDQLGWTPGTALVASSVLRGSYHLYQGIGGFIGNMAMGVVFVYLYRRWGRVGPLVVAHSLLDIGAFVGYALLAGKVGWLPTA
- a CDS encoding DUF5999 family protein produces the protein MCQHQPPCPSADSADRESARLVAHHPEQGWSLLCNGVLLFEDTGELLPDGQIIAPHRPLGTGKVMTAA
- a CDS encoding substrate-binding and VWA domain-containing protein, translating into MGRHSLPDQYGAGGSDPRRPGLRRRARRRTVVIATVLVLTVAGGTAVAVRGGLLSFGSSCQDDPVRLTLAVSPDLAPALQTAAKQAREADLTSDGRCVAVTVSARESYEVADTLRAGKGPDAEVWVPDSELWLQRLTADGGVSAVSTVGHVASTPVGVAMVPAAAKSLGWPRKTYSWLELAGARLRDDSLRLGAADPARSASGLLALTQLSTAAAEGEAGDTQAAALMKALSQRVSDSDGQVLETLPRDSSGTELGNPKRNQALVVSEQAAHMYNSGTGGGSSLDFFYPKDGSPRLDYPYALLDQTGLTTDESRAAIRFMSYLGDARQRRLLERHGFRTSDDAAPPDALVTRAGGSSPQPYTEPAGRPASAVAVQETLGVWTITVQSARITTVVDASASMAEPVPGTEQSRMDVTKASLLQALATFTSDDEIGLWDFSTELDGDKDYRVLVPTERLGDGNGDGAQRERLSTAFGSLEPVPNGGTGLYDTTLAAYRAATDSYAKGRFNALVLLTDGRNEDPGSIARADLIARLERLTNPERPVPLIMIAVGPDADREEADRIARATGGSGHEVTDPSQIHSVILKAIVGAASPGAPD
- a CDS encoding glutamate--cysteine ligase, translated to MGEKVVAGRFDLSDRQNYREKLRQCLTGLERLLEEKRFDRPKNLMGLEIELNLAGADGMPKMLNMQVLERIASRDFQTELAMFNLEVNIAPHRLQERVFDRLAEELRTSLAYADRKAGELDAGIVMIGILPTLDRDDLVSSNLSAVDRYTLLNDQIVAARGEEFTLDIDGVERLTCTSGSIAPEAACTSVQLHLQVTPGRFADVWNAAQAVAAAQVAVGANSPFLFGRELWRESRPPLFQQSTDTRPPELQAQGVRPRTWFGERWISSAYDLFEENLRFFPALLPICDDEDPLEVLNAGGTPSLAELVLHNGTVYRWNRPVYGIADGVPHLRVENRVLPAGPTVTDVVANAAFYYGLVRALAEETRPVWTRLPFEAAAANFDEACRHGIDARLRWPRRGRYGGTTEVDAVSLVRDELLPLAEVGLDAWGVEPADRDFYLGVIEERCRRRTNGASWQAATFHRALESGLSREAALAATTRRYRELMHRGDPVHTWPVGLLEPVPLG